In Drosophila santomea strain STO CAGO 1482 chromosome 3L, Prin_Dsan_1.1, whole genome shotgun sequence, a single window of DNA contains:
- the LOC120450001 gene encoding LOW QUALITY PROTEIN: uncharacterized protein LOC120450001 (The sequence of the model RefSeq protein was modified relative to this genomic sequence to represent the inferred CDS: deleted 1 base in 1 codon) — translation MPNEWSLLHQPDRVNLCFGGTEPNTNQTFVCTDGLVCTDQPVICFQRSETPASCGDTDSCGQCAPNYTFACTSRSTFAFCFGATTPTNVTGSCPDGYFCDASTQEICVTTATDDSIICHLT, via the exons ATGCCAAACGAATGGAGCCTCCTGCATCAACCAGACCGCGTA AACTTGTGCTTCGGCGGCACAGAGCCGAATACCAACCAGACCTTTGTCTGCACGGATGGCCTGGTGTGCACGGACCAGCCCGTGATCTGCTTCCAGAGGAGCGAAACTCCAGCCAGCTGTGGCGATACGGATAGCTGTGGCCAGTGTGCTCCAAATTACACATTCGCCTGCACCTCGCGCTCAACATTCGCCTTCTGCTTTGGCGCCACAACGCCCACAAATGTGACGGGAAGCTGCCCGGATGGTTACTTCTGCGACGCATCCACCCAGGAGATCTGCGTCACCACGGCCACCGATGACTCCATCATCTGCCACTTGACTTAA